A stretch of the Tardiphaga sp. 709 genome encodes the following:
- a CDS encoding aromatic ring-hydroxylating dioxygenase subunit alpha has translation MMSQEQNDLITRIGPKAPAGKLMRQYWQPAALVDELEGDRPIRPVKLLGEDFVLFRDEQGRYGLLDRDCPHRGADLAFGRLEGGGVRCAFHGWLFDVEGKCLETPAEPKTSKLCAGIKQRAYPVVEKGGILWAYLGEGEPPAFPEIDCFAAPGQYTFAFKGLFECNWLQALEVGIDPAHASFLHRFFEDEDVKASYGKQFRGASAGTELPMTKILREYDRPIINVESTEYGLRLIALRELDDERTHVRVTNQLFPHGFVIPMSTEMTITQWHVPVDDENCYWYAIFTSYTTPVDKKKMTDQRLELYELPNYTSRKNKTNDYGFNPHEQKHETYTGMGADINVHDQWAVESMGKIQDRTREHLGSSDKAIIAYRKLLRAEIEKVAGGQKPMMSLDADTARSIQGPGTMDGIGPTKGWETYWMEVDVARRRGAPWMAAAPADQTEPGSNVIHLPAAE, from the coding sequence ATGATGAGCCAAGAGCAGAACGACCTGATCACCCGCATCGGGCCCAAAGCGCCCGCGGGCAAGCTGATGCGCCAGTACTGGCAGCCGGCGGCGCTGGTCGATGAGCTCGAAGGGGATCGTCCGATCCGTCCGGTCAAATTGCTCGGCGAAGATTTTGTCCTCTTCCGCGACGAGCAGGGCCGCTACGGCCTGCTGGATCGTGATTGTCCGCATCGCGGCGCCGATCTGGCTTTCGGCCGGCTCGAAGGCGGCGGCGTGCGCTGTGCGTTTCATGGCTGGCTGTTCGACGTCGAGGGCAAGTGCCTGGAGACGCCGGCCGAACCGAAGACTTCGAAGCTCTGCGCCGGCATCAAGCAGCGCGCTTATCCCGTGGTCGAGAAGGGCGGCATTCTCTGGGCTTATCTGGGCGAGGGCGAGCCGCCGGCATTCCCGGAAATCGACTGCTTCGCCGCACCCGGCCAATACACCTTCGCCTTCAAGGGCCTGTTCGAATGCAACTGGCTGCAGGCGCTGGAAGTCGGCATCGATCCCGCCCATGCGTCGTTCCTGCATCGCTTCTTTGAGGACGAGGACGTCAAAGCGTCCTACGGCAAGCAGTTCCGCGGCGCATCCGCCGGCACCGAACTGCCGATGACCAAGATCCTACGCGAGTATGATCGTCCGATCATCAACGTCGAATCGACCGAATACGGTCTGCGTTTGATCGCGCTGCGCGAGCTCGACGACGAGCGCACCCATGTGCGCGTCACCAACCAGCTATTCCCGCATGGCTTCGTCATCCCCATGAGCACCGAGATGACGATCACCCAGTGGCACGTGCCGGTCGATGACGAGAACTGCTACTGGTATGCGATCTTCACCAGTTATACGACACCGGTCGACAAGAAGAAGATGACCGACCAGCGGCTCGAACTTTACGAGCTGCCGAACTACACCTCGCGCAAGAACAAGACCAACGACTACGGCTTCAATCCGCACGAGCAGAAGCACGAGACATATACCGGCATGGGCGCTGACATCAATGTTCATGATCAGTGGGCGGTGGAGTCGATGGGCAAGATCCAGGACCGAACCCGCGAGCATCTCGGCTCCAGCGACAAGGCGATCATCGCCTATCGCAAGCTGCTGCGTGCGGAGATCGAGAAGGTTGCCGGCGGCCAGAAGCCGATGATGTCGCTCGATGCGGACACCGCGCGCAGCATTCAGGGCCCGGGCACCATGGACGGCATCGGGCCGACCAAGGGCTGGGAAACCTATTGGATGGAAGTCGACGTCGCCCGTCGTCGCGGTGCGCCATGGATGGCGGCGGCTCCGGCTGACCAGACCGAGCCGGGGTCCAATGTCATCCACCTGCCGGCGGCAGAGTGA
- a CDS encoding glutamine synthetase family protein, which yields MSFVERHGLWSAEQKEAAVRLRSMVEEHKLEVIRLSFPDQHGILRGKTLIASEALRCLESGCSITTTMFAKDTSHKTVFPVFTAGGGFGIPEMQGAADVLMIPDPSTFRILPWAPETGWVLCDVHFADGRPVPFATRNLYKKVLGDLGARGYDFVAGLEVEFHIFNVENNRMKPEDAGQPGNPPEVSLLSHGYNYLTEQRYDQMEPVLEIIRRDVIALGLPLRSVEVEYGPSQCEFTFAPTVGLTPADSMVLFRSAVKQIAHRHGYHATFMCRPKIPNVVSSGWHLHQSIVSRATGANAFMPTEGTQPLSSFGQGYLAGLLTHARAATVFTTPTINGYKRYRSYSLAPDRAIWGRDNRGAMLRVLGGVGDSATRIENRVGEPAANPYLYMSSQILSGLDGVDRKLDPGPSADTPYETNADLLPKSLREATFALKEDPFFREKMGATMVDYYTHIKNAEIDRFQAEVSDWEQREYFEMF from the coding sequence TTGAGTTTCGTTGAACGTCACGGTTTGTGGTCCGCGGAGCAGAAAGAAGCAGCCGTCCGGCTGCGCAGCATGGTCGAAGAGCATAAGCTCGAAGTGATCCGGCTGTCGTTTCCGGATCAGCACGGTATCCTGCGCGGCAAGACGCTGATCGCCAGCGAGGCATTGCGCTGTCTCGAAAGCGGCTGCTCGATCACCACGACCATGTTCGCCAAGGACACGTCGCACAAGACGGTGTTTCCGGTGTTCACTGCGGGCGGCGGCTTCGGCATTCCGGAAATGCAGGGCGCGGCCGACGTGCTGATGATTCCCGATCCCAGCACGTTTCGTATTCTGCCTTGGGCGCCTGAGACCGGGTGGGTTCTGTGCGACGTGCATTTCGCCGATGGCCGCCCGGTGCCGTTCGCGACGCGCAACCTCTACAAGAAGGTGCTCGGCGATCTCGGCGCACGTGGCTACGATTTCGTCGCCGGTCTTGAAGTCGAGTTTCATATCTTCAACGTCGAGAATAACCGCATGAAGCCGGAGGATGCCGGCCAGCCCGGCAATCCGCCGGAGGTCAGTCTGCTCTCGCACGGCTACAACTATCTCACCGAGCAGCGCTACGACCAGATGGAGCCGGTGCTCGAAATCATCCGGCGCGACGTGATCGCGCTTGGCCTTCCGCTACGTTCGGTGGAAGTCGAATACGGCCCGAGCCAGTGCGAATTCACTTTCGCGCCGACGGTGGGCCTGACGCCGGCCGACAGCATGGTGCTGTTCCGTAGCGCGGTGAAGCAGATCGCCCATCGCCACGGCTATCACGCCACCTTCATGTGCCGGCCGAAGATTCCGAACGTCGTGTCGTCTGGCTGGCATTTGCATCAGTCGATCGTATCGCGTGCAACCGGCGCAAACGCGTTCATGCCGACCGAGGGCACGCAGCCGCTGTCATCGTTCGGGCAGGGCTATCTCGCGGGGCTTCTTACGCATGCGCGCGCGGCAACCGTATTCACGACGCCGACCATCAACGGCTACAAGCGCTATCGCTCCTATTCGCTGGCGCCGGATCGTGCGATCTGGGGCCGCGATAATCGCGGCGCAATGCTCCGTGTGCTCGGCGGTGTCGGCGATTCCGCGACGCGTATCGAAAACCGTGTCGGCGAGCCCGCCGCCAATCCCTATCTCTATATGTCGTCGCAGATCCTGTCGGGTCTCGACGGCGTCGATCGCAAGCTTGATCCGGGGCCATCAGCCGATACGCCTTACGAGACCAATGCCGATCTGCTGCCGAAGTCGCTGCGCGAGGCGACCTTTGCGCTCAAGGAAGATCCGTTCTTCCGCGAGAAGATGGGGGCGACGATGGTCGACTATTATACCCACATCAAGAATGCCGAGATCGATCGCTTCCAGGCGGAAGTCTCCGACTGGGAGCAGCGCGAATATTTCGAGATGTTCTGA